In the Pseudanabaena sp. PCC 7367 genome, one interval contains:
- the hemW gene encoding radical SAM family heme chaperone HemW: protein MPVFTNQATTKSIYLHIPFCDRKCFYCDFAITTGGENLKREYVEAICAEIKLTAAQERSASNAINQGSCIKGDRPPLQTVFFGGGTPSLLTVAQLAMILAAIRTSFGIAENAEISIEANPGTVSIESLSGYKSLGVNRISLGVQAFQAHLLNICGRAHGVAEIFSAIAAIKAAGINNFSLDLISGLPEQTIADWQESLDLAIELQPTHMSVYDLTIEPGTAFGKRYVPGDQPLPTEATTVEMYLIARQKLIAAGFEHYEISNYAKPGYQCQHNLTYWHNQPFWGMGMGATSYVGQRRIDRPRKMRDYLNLVKNWQEQDIAPTAPMITPEEELLDTLMQGLRLAEGIGLSDLEQKYGQGLIEKVMATLQPHFDRGWARIINKPNPHLILTAPEGWLMSDQVIGDLYRSLID, encoded by the coding sequence ATGCCAGTATTTACAAACCAGGCCACTACTAAATCCATCTATCTGCACATTCCTTTTTGCGATCGCAAGTGTTTTTACTGTGACTTTGCGATTACCACTGGTGGCGAGAACCTGAAGCGGGAATATGTGGAGGCCATTTGTGCGGAAATAAAACTAACCGCAGCACAGGAACGATCGGCCAGTAATGCCATTAATCAAGGAAGTTGCATCAAAGGCGATCGACCACCATTACAAACAGTCTTCTTTGGCGGTGGTACTCCTTCTTTATTGACTGTGGCGCAATTGGCGATGATCCTGGCGGCGATCAGAACAAGTTTTGGCATTGCCGAGAATGCAGAAATCTCGATCGAAGCAAATCCTGGTACCGTATCGATCGAGAGTCTGTCGGGTTATAAGTCATTGGGGGTGAATCGAATTAGCCTGGGGGTGCAGGCATTTCAAGCCCATTTACTTAATATTTGCGGGCGAGCCCACGGGGTGGCGGAAATTTTTAGTGCGATTGCAGCGATCAAAGCGGCTGGAATCAATAATTTTAGCCTTGATCTCATTTCTGGCCTGCCAGAACAAACGATCGCCGACTGGCAAGAATCTCTGGATCTAGCGATCGAGTTGCAACCTACCCACATGTCGGTCTATGACCTGACGATCGAGCCAGGTACAGCCTTTGGTAAACGCTATGTGCCAGGAGATCAGCCCTTGCCAACGGAGGCAACCACCGTCGAGATGTACTTGATCGCAAGGCAAAAACTAATCGCAGCAGGCTTTGAGCATTATGAGATTTCTAATTATGCCAAGCCCGGTTATCAATGTCAGCACAATCTTACCTACTGGCATAACCAACCCTTTTGGGGCATGGGGATGGGAGCGACTAGCTATGTTGGCCAAAGGCGGATCGATCGCCCCAGGAAAATGCGCGATTATTTAAATCTAGTCAAGAATTGGCAGGAGCAAGACATCGCGCCAACTGCGCCAATGATTACGCCAGAGGAAGAATTACTCGATACGCTGATGCAAGGGTTGCGATTGGCGGAGGGGATCGGGCTCAGCGATCTAGAACAAAAATATGGCCAGGGTCTAATCGAAAAAGTAATGGCAACTTTGCAGCCCCATTTCGATCGCGGCTGGGCAAGGATTATAAACAAACCCAACCCGCATTTAATCCTGACTGCGCCGGAGGGTTGGCTGATGTCTGATCAGGTGATTGGTGATTTGTATCGATCGCTAATCGATTAG
- a CDS encoding DUF2288 domain-containing protein, with product MEEKDLKTQLTEMIDVAEWEWLEPHAQKGNLFLVNANLSVLEVGLAVAEDNTEVVQRWLDDGMLQRPSQSQMDYWQSADAPKFESLIVHPFILSKEQPA from the coding sequence GTGGAAGAAAAAGACCTGAAAACCCAATTGACCGAAATGATCGATGTGGCGGAATGGGAATGGCTGGAACCCCATGCGCAAAAGGGCAATTTATTTTTAGTCAATGCCAATTTATCGGTGCTGGAAGTGGGCCTTGCAGTGGCAGAGGATAATACTGAAGTGGTGCAGCGGTGGCTGGATGATGGCATGTTGCAGCGCCCTTCTCAGAGCCAAATGGATTATTGGCAATCGGCTGATGCACCTAAGTTTGAAAGCTTAATTGTGCATCCGTTTATTCTTTCTAAGGAACAACCTGCCTAA
- a CDS encoding uracil-DNA glycosylase, with amino-acid sequence MSDPEQISLFNLGDDQESPPKTTTDTAKSSSTAIYANLEELRQEASGCQKCGLAETRNKVVVDRGNPKALIMIIGEGPGEEEDKTGLPFVGRAGQLLDKIIASVDLDREQDIYVCNVVKCRPPGNRNPTPDEMAACKPYLLEQIRLIDPKIILLTGATAVKAVLGDKTGITKLRGKWRDWEGRLVMPILHPAYLLRNPRREEGSPKWLMWQDIKAIKAKLLEFKAELANGNGDQDDDDF; translated from the coding sequence ATGTCCGATCCCGAACAAATTAGCCTGTTTAATCTTGGTGATGACCAGGAATCACCACCCAAGACAACCACAGACACTGCCAAATCGTCTTCAACTGCTATCTATGCCAACCTTGAGGAACTGCGCCAAGAGGCATCAGGTTGCCAGAAATGCGGCTTAGCGGAAACGCGCAATAAGGTTGTAGTCGATCGCGGTAACCCGAAGGCACTGATTATGATCATTGGCGAGGGGCCAGGGGAAGAGGAAGATAAAACCGGCTTACCGTTTGTGGGCAGGGCAGGTCAATTATTGGATAAGATCATCGCTTCAGTTGACCTCGATCGAGAGCAGGATATCTATGTCTGTAATGTGGTGAAATGCCGACCACCGGGCAATCGCAACCCCACTCCCGATGAGATGGCTGCCTGCAAACCCTATTTGCTCGAACAAATTCGCTTAATCGATCCCAAAATTATTTTGCTCACTGGCGCTACGGCGGTTAAGGCGGTGCTTGGCGATAAAACTGGGATTACCAAACTGCGCGGTAAGTGGCGCGATTGGGAAGGACGATTGGTGATGCCGATTTTGCATCCGGCCTATTTGTTGCGCAATCCCCGCCGCGAGGAAGGAAGCCCCAAGTGGTTGATGTGGCAAGATATTAAAGCAATCAAGGCTAAGCTGTTGGAATTCAAGGCGGAGCTGGCCAATGGTAATGGCGATCAAGATGATGATGATTTTTAG
- a CDS encoding pentapeptide repeat-containing protein produces the protein MATPDHLNFAQQDLRNRCFRQHYLRDANFEGADIRGCDFRGATLVNASFEHVKAGLSQRQVLIMLVYGAFLTVMIFEAIFFALIGQTATAIALITGMAAAVALVLEIPGSLLVVVLITAIATISDRASFSLAIAISLVFLTLVAASWQRLLYFLAATAAGFLVVALSGFAGNLAEAIASPHVMITAIVFAGVVVALIERDLPKKNARYVPTGMIAIMAIFGLLAFLGAIFMQAGFVAVAQLQLTLALMHFALMLMAIAGAAVFGLEIPKTINQSIGTSFRDADLTDANFNHANLANTDLSYARTNGTNWGSAQFRKCVAYKFSSRT, from the coding sequence ATGGCAACACCTGACCATCTCAATTTTGCCCAGCAAGATCTGCGTAATCGCTGTTTCCGGCAGCATTATTTACGAGATGCCAATTTTGAGGGGGCAGATATTCGCGGTTGCGACTTTCGGGGGGCAACGCTGGTCAATGCCAGTTTTGAGCATGTCAAGGCAGGATTGAGTCAGCGCCAGGTGTTGATCATGCTGGTCTATGGTGCTTTTTTGACCGTGATGATTTTTGAGGCGATCTTTTTTGCGCTGATTGGTCAAACGGCAACGGCGATCGCTCTGATCACTGGTATGGCGGCGGCGGTGGCACTGGTGCTGGAGATCCCCGGTAGCTTGCTGGTAGTTGTTTTGATCACAGCCATTGCTACGATTAGCGATCGGGCTAGTTTTTCCTTGGCGATTGCTATTTCCCTGGTTTTCCTGACCCTGGTGGCAGCTAGTTGGCAACGGTTGCTCTATTTCTTGGCTGCTACGGCGGCTGGGTTCCTGGTGGTGGCATTGTCTGGCTTTGCGGGGAATCTGGCTGAAGCGATCGCTTCGCCCCATGTCATGATCACAGCGATCGTATTTGCTGGCGTGGTGGTGGCTTTGATTGAGCGGGACTTACCGAAAAAAAATGCCCGATATGTACCAACTGGGATGATCGCCATCATGGCAATTTTTGGCTTGCTGGCATTTCTGGGCGCGATTTTTATGCAAGCGGGGTTTGTGGCGGTGGCGCAATTGCAGTTAACGCTTGCCTTGATGCATTTTGCTTTGATGCTAATGGCGATCGCAGGCGCGGCAGTGTTTGGCCTGGAGATCCCGAAAACAATCAACCAGTCGATCGGTACTTCTTTCCGCGATGCCGATCTCACCGATGCCAATTTTAATCATGCCAACCTGGCTAATACCGACCTGTCCTATGCCCGCACCAATGGCACTAATTGGGGCAGCGCTCAATTTCGTAAATGTGTGGCTTATAAGTTCTCCAGTAGAACCTGA
- a CDS encoding vitamin K epoxide reductase family protein yields MLRRRSSPWIHRKSRLLIAGVASLGAVITAYIAIPVLFGGKVTCPVEGCDKVLESSYAELFGLPLALFGFLAYAGMIAISVAPLFINAETNLPLRKKLEEFTWPLLFLGGASMAIFSGYLMYVMAAEIKAFCIFCVVSAACSFSLLVLAFIGKEWKEISQLIFAFVIIAMVTLVGTNAAYQISNGGNTRSDIRTASAPANVVLAEHLTASNVKMYGAFWCKFCKDQKEMFGREAFSKVDYVECDPQGKNPRVEMCQAAGIQRYPTWEVNGQLSPGVFALEELAAMSGYEGDVSFGNPAPSSS; encoded by the coding sequence ATGCTACGAAGACGCTCATCTCCCTGGATTCATCGCAAATCCCGCCTCTTGATCGCCGGCGTTGCCTCCCTGGGCGCAGTGATCACTGCCTATATTGCGATCCCAGTACTATTTGGTGGCAAAGTCACTTGCCCAGTTGAAGGGTGCGACAAAGTATTAGAAAGCTCCTATGCGGAGCTATTTGGCTTGCCGCTAGCGCTATTTGGTTTCCTAGCCTATGCCGGCATGATCGCCATATCCGTTGCGCCGTTATTTATTAATGCCGAAACCAATTTGCCATTGCGCAAAAAGCTAGAAGAATTCACCTGGCCACTGCTGTTTTTAGGCGGAGCTTCGATGGCGATCTTCAGTGGCTATTTGATGTACGTCATGGCGGCTGAGATCAAGGCTTTTTGTATTTTCTGCGTAGTTTCGGCAGCTTGCTCATTTAGCTTGCTGGTGCTTGCTTTTATTGGCAAAGAATGGAAGGAAATCTCCCAGCTTATTTTTGCATTTGTAATCATTGCCATGGTCACCCTGGTGGGCACCAATGCTGCTTACCAAATCTCCAATGGCGGCAATACCCGCAGCGATATTAGAACTGCTTCTGCCCCCGCCAATGTGGTTTTAGCCGAGCATCTCACTGCTTCCAACGTGAAAATGTACGGTGCTTTCTGGTGTAAGTTCTGCAAAGATCAAAAGGAAATGTTTGGCCGTGAGGCCTTCAGTAAGGTGGATTATGTCGAATGCGATCCGCAGGGTAAGAACCCCCGCGTTGAAATGTGTCAAGCTGCTGGGATTCAACGTTATCCCACCTGGGAAGTAAATGGCCAGCTTAGCCCTGGGGTCTTTGCCCTGGAAGAATTGGCGGCCATGTCAGGCTATGAGGGCGATGTCAGCTTTGGTAATCCTGCACCATCTTCTTCCTAG
- the cimA gene encoding citramalate synthase — protein sequence MQTTNQPIVIYDTTLRDGAQTEGLSMSLEDKIRIAHKLDSLGVAFIEGGWPGANPKDGEFFQRLQAEPLVNAEVVAFCSTRRPGTKANEDPMLVPIVAAGTKWITLFGKSWDLHVTEGLRTSLDENLAMITDTIAYLRGRDRHVIYDAEHWFDGYKANPDYALQTLGAAIDAGAAWLVLCDTNGGTLPDEVAEITDAVIAHFGDRLTLSNLGNQPGRENQSNQVRLGIHTHNDAGVAVANALAAIKHGAMMVQGTINGYGERCGNANLCTVIPNLQLKMGYPCLAETQLQQLTDVSRQVSELVNLAPYEHAPFVGLSAFAHKGGIHVSAVKRNPKTYEHIEPETIGNRRRIVISEQSGLSNVLSKAETFGIKLDKNDATCRHILQQMKELEQNGYQFEAAEASFELLMRQAMGDRPKFFALSGFRVDSDSDPDGNVHVVAIIKVLVKGEEKLIASEGNGPISALDAALRKALVEFYPAIAQFHLTDYKVRILNSNDGTNAKTRVLIESSNGEERWTTLGVSSNIIAASYQALVEGLEYGLILAQAKEPIAAGLSQ from the coding sequence ATGCAAACCACCAACCAGCCGATCGTGATTTATGACACCACCCTACGCGATGGTGCTCAAACCGAAGGCTTATCGATGTCGTTGGAGGATAAAATTCGGATCGCCCACAAGCTCGATAGTCTGGGGGTGGCTTTCATTGAAGGCGGTTGGCCAGGGGCAAATCCCAAGGATGGCGAGTTTTTTCAGCGATTGCAGGCGGAGCCATTAGTCAATGCAGAGGTGGTGGCGTTTTGCTCCACCCGCAGACCGGGCACCAAGGCTAATGAAGACCCAATGCTAGTACCGATCGTGGCGGCGGGGACTAAGTGGATCACTCTGTTTGGCAAGTCCTGGGATCTGCATGTGACCGAAGGATTACGCACCAGCCTGGATGAAAATTTGGCCATGATCACCGATACGATCGCCTATTTACGGGGGCGCGATCGCCATGTGATCTACGATGCCGAGCACTGGTTTGATGGCTATAAGGCCAATCCTGATTACGCTTTGCAAACCCTCGGTGCAGCGATCGATGCGGGGGCAGCCTGGTTGGTGCTATGCGATACCAATGGCGGCACTTTGCCCGACGAAGTAGCAGAAATTACCGATGCGGTGATCGCACATTTTGGCGATCGGCTCACGCTAAGCAATCTGGGCAATCAACCTGGCCGCGAGAATCAATCAAATCAAGTGCGACTGGGTATTCATACCCATAATGATGCTGGAGTGGCGGTGGCCAATGCCCTGGCTGCGATCAAGCATGGCGCAATGATGGTGCAGGGTACGATCAATGGCTATGGTGAGCGCTGTGGCAATGCCAATCTATGCACTGTGATCCCCAACTTGCAATTAAAAATGGGCTATCCCTGTCTTGCAGAAACCCAACTGCAACAGCTTACGGATGTGTCCCGCCAGGTGAGCGAGTTAGTGAATCTAGCTCCCTATGAACATGCGCCCTTTGTGGGGCTGTCTGCCTTTGCCCATAAGGGGGGCATTCATGTTAGTGCCGTGAAGCGAAATCCCAAAACCTATGAGCACATTGAACCAGAAACCATTGGCAATCGCCGCCGCATCGTTATCTCTGAGCAATCAGGATTGAGTAATGTGCTGTCAAAGGCCGAGACCTTTGGGATCAAGTTAGATAAAAATGATGCCACCTGTCGCCATATTTTGCAGCAGATGAAGGAACTAGAACAAAATGGTTATCAATTTGAAGCGGCGGAAGCTAGTTTTGAATTGTTGATGCGGCAGGCAATGGGCGATCGCCCCAAGTTCTTTGCTCTCAGTGGGTTTAGAGTGGATTCCGACTCCGACCCAGACGGCAATGTGCATGTGGTGGCGATCATCAAGGTATTGGTTAAGGGTGAAGAAAAGCTGATCGCCTCGGAAGGCAATGGCCCTATTTCGGCGCTGGATGCAGCGTTGCGAAAAGCACTAGTAGAGTTCTATCCGGCGATCGCCCAGTTCCATCTCACCGACTATAAGGTGCGGATTTTGAATAGTAATGATGGCACCAATGCAAAAACCCGCGTTTTGATTGAGTCGAGTAATGGTGAAGAGCGCTGGACTACTCTGGGTGTGTCCAGTAATATCATTGCTGCGTCCTATCAAGCCTTGGTGGAGGGGCTGGAATATGGCTTAATTCTGGCGCAGGCCAAGGAGCCGATCGCCGCTGGTTTGAGTCAGTAA
- a CDS encoding tetratricopeptide repeat protein: MVSSNETNNQESALVAQTLQEGWLLKQQDLNRAIAVLEEGLRAAMASEDLLLGVIADLELALALIESGINEQLQEAKSLLIVAGKKLKDCSTCYQQKAYLLYCQGRWNLQQAKFEDGVKFLNLAQKSPQLKPGLDVLVNCALANYRANKGEFEQALPLLEQLLDRLPEEDDLDRALILKQLGLLYLLLDDHEHAAAYLEQCLDLALHIEHKYLRIEAMAGLSHVAIAQAEYETAGMLIQERLQIIDKPGDLSWAAYAYVDLAEAMLGAGEINDAHECIKAEVIPRFDQLQDQRGIAKTKRVLGLIWLHKIMDGLVSLNEETIEIAEDYLLEASMLFEQHQMLKHYAVTLADMARLYNISANTQYQFQFQGKSLRSLEMAMATLDQFEIRPPILDAQIEELFSVI, translated from the coding sequence ATGGTCTCCAGCAATGAAACAAATAATCAAGAATCTGCATTAGTAGCACAAACATTGCAAGAAGGTTGGTTATTGAAACAGCAGGATCTAAATAGAGCGATCGCTGTGTTAGAAGAAGGCCTAAGAGCCGCAATGGCAAGTGAAGACCTGTTGCTAGGGGTGATCGCTGATTTGGAACTGGCTCTGGCCCTGATTGAAAGTGGTATCAATGAGCAGCTCCAAGAAGCAAAATCACTTTTGATTGTGGCTGGCAAGAAGTTGAAGGATTGTTCAACATGCTATCAACAAAAAGCCTATTTGCTCTATTGTCAGGGGCGATGGAATTTACAACAGGCTAAATTCGAGGATGGGGTTAAGTTCTTAAATTTGGCGCAAAAATCACCGCAGCTAAAACCAGGGCTGGATGTCTTGGTGAACTGTGCTTTGGCCAATTACCGCGCCAACAAAGGAGAATTTGAACAGGCGCTGCCGTTATTAGAGCAATTGCTCGATCGCTTACCGGAAGAGGATGATCTCGATCGCGCCTTGATTCTGAAGCAGTTAGGCCTGCTTTATCTATTGCTCGATGACCATGAGCACGCGGCTGCATATTTGGAGCAATGTTTAGATCTGGCGCTGCATATTGAGCATAAATATTTGCGGATTGAGGCGATGGCGGGGCTGAGTCATGTGGCGATCGCTCAGGCTGAGTATGAGACGGCGGGGATGTTGATCCAAGAGCGATTGCAAATTATTGACAAACCCGGCGATCTTTCCTGGGCTGCCTATGCCTATGTTGATTTGGCTGAGGCAATGCTGGGGGCGGGTGAAATCAATGATGCCCATGAATGTATTAAGGCTGAGGTAATCCCCAGGTTTGATCAGCTACAAGATCAACGGGGCATAGCGAAAACTAAACGGGTGTTGGGGCTAATTTGGCTACACAAAATCATGGATGGGTTGGTGAGCCTGAATGAAGAAACGATCGAGATCGCCGAAGATTATCTCCTAGAGGCATCGATGCTGTTTGAGCAACATCAAATGTTAAAGCATTATGCAGTGACCCTGGCGGATATGGCGCGGCTGTATAATATTTCGGCCAATACTCAGTATCAGTTCCAGTTTCAAGGTAAGTCGTTGCGATCGCTGGAAATGGCAATGGCTACGCTGGATCAGTTTGAAATCCGACCACCAATTCTGGATGCCCAGATCGAGGAGTTGTTCAGCGTAATATAG
- a CDS encoding phosphatase PAP2 family protein, protein MDSRSKRMRSPQTSEYQEPESPSLQSLPRSRTKSESGSLLNRIARNFAALVNLVGRWQLIACVAIALALTQLSLLILQNPLLPAELEFMQWFQQAIPPAIGNIWGKIFFACDAEVSATVVVISILVLSWRKLWHEAFFIAIAAAGAIGMNDLLFKPFFARERPPLFDDPTISGYAFPSGHAFGNLMLYFFLAYLLSAHFPKLTNYFYGAAIVFIASMGLGSMYLGVHWLTDVIAGYGVGFIWLTICLTLLKLSKRKFPSPRLPWQN, encoded by the coding sequence TTGGATAGTCGATCTAAAAGGATGCGATCGCCACAAACAAGTGAATATCAAGAGCCTGAATCGCCAAGTTTGCAATCATTACCTCGATCAAGAACAAAATCTGAATCTGGCTCCCTTCTAAACCGAATCGCCCGTAATTTTGCGGCGTTGGTTAATCTGGTAGGTCGCTGGCAGTTGATTGCCTGTGTGGCGATCGCCTTGGCTTTAACCCAGCTTTCACTCTTGATCCTGCAAAATCCATTGTTACCCGCAGAGCTGGAATTTATGCAATGGTTTCAGCAAGCCATCCCCCCGGCGATCGGTAACATCTGGGGGAAAATATTTTTTGCCTGTGATGCTGAAGTTTCCGCTACCGTAGTAGTGATTAGTATTCTGGTTTTGAGCTGGCGCAAGCTGTGGCATGAAGCATTTTTTATTGCGATCGCCGCCGCCGGAGCGATCGGTATGAATGATTTGCTATTCAAACCCTTCTTTGCCAGAGAGCGCCCCCCTTTATTTGATGACCCCACCATTTCTGGCTATGCCTTTCCCAGTGGTCATGCCTTTGGCAACCTGATGCTTTATTTCTTCCTGGCCTATTTGCTTTCGGCACACTTTCCCAAACTAACCAATTATTTCTACGGCGCGGCAATTGTGTTTATTGCTTCGATGGGTTTGGGCAGTATGTATCTGGGGGTGCATTGGCTCACTGACGTGATCGCTGGTTATGGCGTGGGGTTTATCTGGCTGACGATTTGCTTGACCCTGTTGAAGCTGTCGAAACGAAAATTTCCTTCGCCCCGCTTGCCCTGGCAAAACTGA
- the def gene encoding peptide deformylase, with translation MTSTVLQVSKQKLKNPPLQVHKLGDRVLRQPAKRVSKVNTEIRDIAIKMLQTMYSEDGIGLAAPQVGINKQIIVVDCEPDKEDAEPLVLINPEIKAFGNQIELGQEGCLSVPQVFMDVKRPASITVAFKDPEGKPQRLEVDGLLARVIQHEIDHLNGVMFVDHVQNAIALKKELDKHGFSVKDVQPMR, from the coding sequence ATGACAAGCACTGTCCTTCAAGTTTCCAAGCAAAAGCTAAAAAACCCACCCCTCCAGGTTCACAAACTAGGCGATCGCGTACTGCGACAGCCAGCTAAGCGAGTTAGCAAGGTTAATACCGAAATTCGTGATATTGCGATCAAGATGCTGCAAACCATGTATAGCGAGGATGGAATTGGCCTAGCCGCTCCTCAAGTTGGAATTAATAAGCAAATTATTGTGGTGGACTGCGAACCAGACAAAGAAGATGCAGAACCACTGGTGTTGATTAATCCAGAAATTAAGGCCTTTGGTAATCAAATAGAACTTGGCCAGGAAGGTTGTTTGAGTGTGCCGCAGGTATTCATGGATGTAAAGCGGCCAGCTTCGATTACAGTGGCGTTTAAAGACCCTGAAGGTAAGCCCCAACGTTTAGAGGTCGATGGCTTGCTTGCCCGCGTCATTCAACATGAAATTGATCACCTCAATGGGGTGATGTTTGTAGACCATGTCCAAAACGCGATCGCCCTGAAGAAAGAGCTAGACAAGCATGGTTTCTCGGTTAAGGACGTGCAACCAATGCGCTAA
- a CDS encoding nitroreductase family protein — translation MEKPAPADHQLDQLIARRWSPRAFSGQHVEDEKILSLLEAARWSASSFNDQPWNFMVARQADTLAYRNMLDCLVPGNRAWAHVAPVLMLAIARKTFRHNDQPNSVALYDTGAAAATLTLQALSMGLFVHQMAGFDAEKAIETFKLPDHVQPMAMIAIGYPGDPSNLPEDLRAKEVEARTKQSRLPLADFVFKDEWGNPAPFL, via the coding sequence ATGGAAAAACCTGCCCCAGCCGATCACCAACTAGATCAGTTAATTGCCAGACGCTGGAGCCCACGAGCTTTTTCAGGGCAACACGTTGAAGATGAAAAGATTTTGTCATTATTAGAGGCAGCAAGGTGGTCGGCCTCTTCATTTAATGATCAACCCTGGAATTTTATGGTGGCTAGACAAGCTGATACTCTTGCCTATCGCAATATGCTGGATTGTTTGGTGCCTGGCAATCGCGCCTGGGCTCATGTTGCGCCGGTGTTGATGTTAGCGATCGCCCGCAAAACATTCCGCCACAATGATCAGCCCAATTCAGTTGCCCTCTATGACACTGGTGCTGCTGCCGCCACCCTGACTTTGCAGGCTCTGAGTATGGGGCTATTTGTACATCAAATGGCGGGATTCGACGCGGAAAAGGCGATCGAGACTTTCAAGCTACCTGACCATGTGCAACCAATGGCAATGATAGCGATCGGCTATCCTGGCGATCCAAGTAACCTACCTGAAGATTTGCGTGCCAAAGAGGTAGAAGCAAGAACCAAACAATCACGCTTGCCCCTGGCTGATTTTGTGTTTAAAGATGAATGGGGTAACCCGGCACCTTTTCTATAA
- a CDS encoding lipid kinase has protein sequence MSNPATALLLLNPHAKNGQVSPEAIAAQFEQLGLTTILELTENPTQISAVICNYAAQIDFVVIGGGDGTLNAALAGLVDTQIPLVILPLGTANDLARTLEIPNALPAACQLVQTGKVKQIDLGCVNGHYFLNVASIGLSVDITRRLTNIAKKRWGAIAYAIAALQSLGELRTFRAEIQIDGKSTHSRTIQIAVGNGRFYGGGMTVAVDAAIDDQSLDVYSLEVNHWWEIANMLPALWLGRHLTLPNVHYDRGQSVEIRTKRPLPINTDGELLTHTPAKFYLLPKAIKVMVP, from the coding sequence ATGTCAAACCCTGCCACTGCTCTACTCTTACTCAATCCCCATGCAAAGAATGGACAGGTTTCGCCAGAGGCGATCGCCGCTCAATTTGAGCAACTGGGATTGACCACAATACTAGAGTTAACTGAGAACCCAACCCAGATTTCGGCAGTTATTTGTAACTATGCCGCCCAGATTGACTTTGTGGTGATTGGTGGCGGTGATGGCACGCTCAATGCAGCTTTAGCAGGTTTAGTGGATACCCAAATCCCCCTGGTGATCCTGCCTTTGGGCACTGCTAACGATCTAGCTCGCACTCTTGAGATCCCCAATGCATTACCGGCGGCCTGCCAATTAGTACAAACGGGGAAGGTAAAGCAAATTGATCTAGGTTGTGTGAATGGGCATTATTTTCTGAATGTGGCTAGCATTGGGCTAAGCGTAGATATTACCCGCAGACTGACCAACATTGCCAAAAAGCGCTGGGGCGCAATTGCCTATGCGATCGCGGCTCTGCAATCCCTAGGTGAGTTGAGAACCTTCAGAGCTGAGATTCAGATCGATGGTAAATCCACCCACAGTCGCACTATTCAGATAGCAGTAGGAAATGGTCGCTTCTATGGCGGCGGTATGACAGTGGCAGTAGATGCCGCGATCGATGACCAGAGCCTAGATGTATATAGCCTGGAAGTAAACCACTGGTGGGAGATCGCCAATATGCTGCCGGCATTGTGGCTAGGACGGCATTTAACCCTGCCCAATGTACATTACGATCGTGGCCAAAGCGTAGAAATTAGAACTAAGCGCCCTTTACCAATTAATACCGATGGCGAGCTGTTAACCCATACCCCGGCGAAATTTTACTTGCTGCCCAAGGCGATCAAAGTTATGGTTCCCTAA
- a CDS encoding DUF928 domain-containing protein produces MAFLKHPGFKLALATLAVSLVNLSTASLFSVAQAQKIRYQPPKNIGAPRSTSGGITRDLECVKSGIASCLLAVVPADARSLDHVPLTIADRPTILFHLPQSEEARIVFKMFEETADGEESVYYKAFWVDNPKSGIISFQLPEDAPELELDKNYRWWISISALDVPPGQKLEGYIRRIEPTAELSQLNSVADSLEKAATLAQAGVWYDAVATLANLHFADSASAIYTTEWTGLLNSIEYDGVSLVKIAEQPKTEYDVADE; encoded by the coding sequence ATGGCTTTTCTAAAGCACCCAGGATTTAAACTAGCATTAGCCACCCTTGCGGTTTCGCTAGTGAATTTGAGCACTGCATCACTATTCTCAGTTGCCCAAGCCCAGAAAATTCGCTACCAGCCGCCCAAAAATATTGGTGCACCACGCAGCACATCTGGCGGCATCACTAGAGATCTAGAATGTGTTAAAAGTGGAATTGCGAGTTGCCTGCTGGCGGTGGTTCCAGCGGATGCGCGATCGCTCGATCATGTGCCCCTAACGATCGCCGATCGACCCACAATTCTGTTCCATTTGCCCCAGAGCGAAGAAGCCAGAATTGTGTTTAAGATGTTTGAAGAGACTGCAGATGGTGAAGAATCTGTTTATTACAAAGCATTTTGGGTGGATAATCCCAAGTCTGGCATCATTAGCTTTCAGCTACCGGAAGATGCACCAGAACTGGAGCTAGATAAAAATTATCGCTGGTGGATTTCGATCAGTGCGCTGGATGTTCCCCCTGGCCAAAAGTTAGAAGGTTATATCCGCCGGATTGAGCCCACTGCTGAACTGAGTCAGTTAAATTCCGTGGCCGATAGCCTGGAAAAAGCCGCTACCCTAGCCCAAGCAGGCGTTTGGTATGATGCAGTTGCTACCCTGGCTAATTTGCATTTTGCGGATAGCGCTAGTGCTATCTATACCACCGAGTGGACTGGCCTACTCAATTCGATCGAGTATGACGGTGTGTCATTGGTGAAGATCGCCGAGCAACCAAAGACTGAATATGATGTGGCTGATGAATAG